A region of the Phaeodactylum tricornutum CCAP 1055/1 chromosome 1, whole genome shotgun sequence genome:
TTTCGGCTGCCGGTGACAGACCTTCCAGGTGCTCCAAATCCCACCGTTTCACCAGATGGTCGATGATTTCTGCGTAATCGAGGGCTGTATACACACCCGTCTTCTGGGCAACCATGGAAAAGTTATCGTACAAATCCGGATCTTTGCCATCCGTCATCTGTTCCGCAGGCATGACAATCTGTCCACGCATCATGTCACCAAAAACGTGAATGAGTCCGTCCGGATCACGCTTTAAGATTTCTTCGGAAAAGATTTGATAAGCCTTCTCGTGGCGACCTTCGTCGCCCGCGATCTTTGCACAAATCTTGTTCAGATTCTTTTCGCCGTACGTGCGGGCCAGCTTGCCCACGTTGCCGTGCGAGATTTTGGTCGCACGTTCCTGAAAGGACGTATACACGAATCCGCGGTAGGGGTCTTTGCGGGCTTGCGGGTTGAATCCGTTCGTAATCAAGTGCTGGATGGTGACCTCGATGTTGCGCATGTCGCAACGGCCGCCCAGATAGAGATATTTGTTGAGCAAATCGCCGTGCCGGTTTTCTTCCGAAGTCCAACCGCGGGACCAGCGTGCCCAGGGAGATTCACTAGTGCCGGTGGGGTCATCGCAACCTTCAAAGGTATTCAAGAGCGTCTGGTAGGTTGGGAGAGCTTCTTCCGTCACCATATCGCCAATCAACACGACCAAGAGTTCGTCCGGAATTTCCTTGGCCATGGCACGGACTTCCTTGATGGAGTCATGCCAATTGTCCTGCGAGAGATCGGGAAGGTAATCTTGCGGCTGCCAAGCATTTTCACCAGTTTCCAAGAGCTATAAGAGACAGATATAAAAGACCGTTAAGGGGAAAAGAGGAGGATGTGAGACGACGTAGAAACAGAATTGTTGGTTTTGTGTGGTGATTTTACTAGCGGCTGCGAGTGACACTTTTGACATCACCCAGCAACGTGAGGTTCCGCTGCGGCTCGTAGAGGACCTTTTGTCTCGAGCAAGAGAACGGGGGACTAAGGTAAGCAACAGTAACGGACACTTACAATTTCATCCACCATGGCTCCGGCAATAGGAGCAATGTCATCGATGACTTCGACGTGTTTGGGATACAAGTAGTTCGTTGCCTTGAGACGATCTTCCAACGTGTCGGCGTCGAACGAAACCCCGCAGATGTCTTCGTATTCCTTCTTGGTCACTGTTGTGGGGTCCACGGCAACCTTCAGAATGGAAGTGCTGCGAGGAGTCCTAGTCGCAGGCGACGTGGGAAAGGCAAGCACCGCACTGGAAGCCAAAACCGAACTCGTCCAGAAAAGTTTCGTAGACAACATGGTCACACTCAATCCGAAAATCTGTTGTCAAAAATCAACAGTGAATGGAAGGCGAGAGAGACTAGAGAGTGCGGTACAATAGCACTTGATCTAGATTTGTAAAGTAGCTTTTCCAGTGCTTTGGCCGACGAGATGTGATGATGTGTCGAATGGAGTCGTTGGGGGTAAGCAAGAAGAACGACCCGAAAgaggtgtcgtcgtcgtcggtagCCTTCCAAGAGAAAATATCGCGACCTACTATTGCGCGCGAAGAAACAACCCGAgcgcacacacacacacacacacgtcGTGAATTGCGAACGAGCCAACGAACggacgaacgaacgaacgaaccaACCCGACGAACAACGATCAGAAATCCATCACCGGCGGCGTGGCCCGACTAACCCCTGTGTGACGTCGGCGACTGCTTCGACTCCTTTCCCCCTGAATTTTTTACTCAAAATGTCTGTCATCCTTCCAGTATTACCTTCCGTCACCCAGTTCGCATCGCAAGCgtcttttcgtttt
Encoded here:
- a CDS encoding predicted protein, whose translation is ENAWQPQDYLPDLSQDNWHDSIKEVRAMAKEIPDELLVVLIGDMVTEEALPTYQTLLNTFEGCDDPTGTSESPWARWSRGWTSEENRHGDLLNKYLYLGGRCDMRNIEVTIQHLITNGFNPQARKDPYRGFVYTSFQERATKISHGNVGKLARTYGEKNLNKICAKIAGDEGRHEKAYQIFSEEILKRDPDGLIHVFGDMMRGQIVMPAEQMTDGKDPDLYDNFSMVAQKTGVYTALDYAEIIDHLVKRWDLEHLEGLSPAAEKEREYLCRLPERYRKLATRSMNKKKKVTEDEDPLKSFGWIYGRMA